The Candoia aspera isolate rCanAsp1 chromosome 13, rCanAsp1.hap2, whole genome shotgun sequence genome includes the window tataattcatggcggcaaacttacctaatattcctgccccctattttcccaacagccctgtgaggtggattgggctgagagcgGGACTGGCCAACAGCTGATGTGATGCAGctgaaacaaaaaaagcaaatgcagtccTAGGTTGCAGCAGTACGCAGAGCACAGTACACTGTACTTGTTTCTCTCTCTGCTGCAGCGTTCGAAGACACCTAGAACGTTGTTTCTGGACGCCCGAGGGAGAAAGAACCGTGACAAATTGGAGCtgcccaattttaaaaccacgctcatcttctcCCTTGCATGCTTAGCATGCGCTCTGAATAAAGAGTATTTTGTTTCCCTTGCTGGCCAGTCTGTCTTCCCGCCGGCGCAGGGTTTCGCGGGGGTCGGGGGGACGTTCAGGGGCCCCCAAGGACGCTCCGCGGCCTGACGCGCTCCGCTGGCCCGCGAGGCCGAGGGTGCCCTTCTGAGCAGGAGGCCCGAGGGCAGGGTCGCTGGGCGCGCCCCCGGGAGACGGAGGAGAGGCGAGGGGGAGGGGCGGGGGCTGGGCGGGACGACCTCCGACCCTGCCCGGCTCTCCCCTTCCGGATTTCCGGTGCCGCGGCGCTTCTCCCGGCGGGCCCCGAGGCCATGAACGGCTGCGAGGCGGCGCGGCTGTTAGACGCCGTCGACTTCGCGGCCCGGAAGCACGCGGCGCAGCGGCGCAAAGACCCGGAGGGCACGCCGTACATCAACCACCCCATCGGTGAGGCGCGGGCAGGGGCGCGGGCGCGGGCGCGGGCCGAGGGAGGGTAACCGCTCGCCTTCCGCGCTGTCCCCCCAGGCGTGGCCCAGATCCTGGCGCAGGAGGCCGGCGTGACGGACGTGGCGGTGCTGCAGGTGAGCCTGGCTCCCCGGAGGCCGGGGCGGGAGGGCGGCCGGGGTTCCCGCCGGACTaagcctgcccgcccgcccgctgcCAGGCCGCGCTGCTGCACGACACGGTGGAGGACACGGACGCCACCTTCGCGGAGATCGAGCAGCGCTTCGGGGAGGAGGTGCGGCGCATCGTGGAGCAGGTGACGGACGACAAGGCGCTGCCCCGGGCGGAGCGGAAGCGCCTCCAGGTCGAGCGCGCGGCGGGCCTCAGCCCGGCCGCCAAGCTGGTGGCGCTGGCCGACAAGCTCTACAACCTGCGCGACCTGGCCCGGTGCGCGCCGACAGGTGGGGGCCGGGGCGGGCCGGGGCCGGGGCGGGCCGGGGCCTGGGGCGCCCCCGCTGACGGGGCCTCTCCCGGCAGGCTGGCCCGAGCAGCGCGTGCAGGAGTACTTCGAGTGGGCGTCGCGCGTGGCCAGGGGGCTGCGCGGGACGAGCCCGGCGCTGGAGGAGGAGCTGCGGCTGCTGCTGGCCGGGAGAGGCATCGACCAATAGCCCGCCCGGGCGGGGCTGCGCCGCGCGTCCTCGGCCTGTCGGAGGGCTGGCCAGCCGCCCGCGCGCCTGCGGAGGAGCTGCGGAAAGAGCCGGGCAAGAAGCCGCGCACTTCCGGGAGGGCCTCGGCTGGGGTCCGGCGCCATGGCCGCCCGAGACGCGTCGGACCTGCCCGACTTCGGCCTCCTGAAGCGCCTGGCGCGAGACCAGCTGGTCTACCTCCTCGAGCAGGTGGGGCGCgggagcggggggggggtgggtgggttggccGGCCGGCCGGGCTGACCGCGGCTCTCCGTCCTGCAGCTGCCCGGAAAGAAGGACCTCTTCCTGGAGGCCGACCTGATGAGCCCGCTTGACCGCATAGCCAACGTCTCCATCCTGAAGGTGCCCGGCGGGAGGCCAGGGGAGTGGGCAGGGGTTGGGGAGGGGGCGCCCGGCTGTCTGACCGGGTCTGTCTCTCCGCGCAGCAGCACGACGTGGACAAGCTCTACAAGCTGGAGAAGAAGCCGGCACGCAGCTCCAGCGACCAGTGAGTGGACGGGATGGGGGCGCACCCCCCCTGCCCAGCCCGACCCTCCCTGACTGCGGCCTGCCCTTCCCCCCCCAGGTTGTGCTTCCTGCTCCGTCCGCGCCTTGAGAGCGTTAGGCTGGTGGCGGGTGAGTGACCAGGGACGCCTCCTTgccgggtgggtgggtgggcagccCCAGGGCGGCGAGGGGTCTCATGAACCCTGGGCCATCACTGTGTGGCTGACTCGGCTCTCCTTGCAGAGCTGGTCAACGCTGACAAGGCAGCAGGTCGGGTGCGCAAGTACAAGATTATCTTCAGCCCCCAGAAGGTGAGGCTCGGGGAGGGGGGGCAGAGGGGTTTCTGGGCTCCAGCTTGCTTGCTTGGTAAGCCTGGGCCACTGGTGCGTGAAAGCACCTCACCAGAGAGGGGCCCAGGCCTTAAGTCACCATCAGCGTGTCTCTACCCCCAACCCAATCTGGCAAGGTAGTACTTCAAATTAGAGCATTGACTATTTGGAAGTAGCTTTGAAAGAGATGCGAAATCATTGCCCTTTTATACTTGGAAAAAGTTCTCTCCACCACCTCCAATTGTCATGGTGGAGAGATTTTTGAGCCTGGAGTGTTTTGTCCTGCCATTCTACCCCCACCCCGTGCCCCAAGTCCTATTTGTCAGTTCTGTTTGGGATTCCAGTGGTCCTAGGGAAGGGGCTTCTTTGAGGTTGGCTGTGCATGTGACAGTTTCAGGCAGGCCATTGCGATGCTCAGGAAAGGCAGGGtatctttttttctctatctCTGTTGCCTTAAATGCTATCCCATCAGTGCCCCAAATTTAGAAAAAACACTAGCAGAGATTTCTGGAACGGTCTTCAGGCTAAGGCCCTGTGCGACAGTGGCCAGAAATGCGTGGGGCTGTTTAACAGCAAATACATGTTGTGTTGCTATCCGAAAGTGCTGGCACGGAGCCTGTTCTGCACAAGACGTTTCCCAATTTTGTGTTGTACCTGGTCCCTTccaaaaatttattttattgctggttAGTAAGTCATCAACGGTATATATATGCGCAAAgatttatcacatttttttctattttttgttacATAAGTGGGATTGatgtattaattttataaagCATATTGTGTATACTAGAGGATTATTACATTGCTCCTCAGTACTTTCAGGGAACAAACTAAGTATACAGAAAACAGTGTATTTTCAGAGGAAATTAGAACCTTTCAAAACTAAACAATTGATGAAAGCTTATAACGCGTAacaacaaaagcagcagcagcaaacataaattgtttaaaatatttttaaagatctgggtaaattaaaacatatttgcCAGGAAGCAAAGACTCCACTGCTCTGTCTCAGAGGGGAGGACAGTCTGGGGCTATGTGGGGTGTCTGCTCCAGGGGCACAGGGAGGAGTATAGAGGAAGAAGGGGTCCTTCACATGCTTTAATgatatgtgagaatgaccttgtgAGGCctggcaaagagatgctgcctagggaatggtcagacaagagggaCATAGCCCagagctgcatagtgggcagagcaagaggctcagaagagaccttccctGAGCTGTCGGATTGTAAAGGAcaccaggggggtgggggtgggaattgtgctttcagacttgagAGATTCTGTTAAGATCCTATttactttataataaagtagaatcagctgATCTGGCCATGTTTTCTATCTAGTCTATgcagtaaggctgacatcaatcttgccctTGTCTCTTGCTCCGCCCActgtccagctgtgggctatgctccctcttatctgaccgtttcctaggcagcatctcttttccaggtctcccaaggtcattcccacataccatcataGATGCTGAGGTCTGAAGCCATGAAGGCTTTGTCAATTcataccagcactttgaattgggaaCAGAATCAAACTGGGAGCCACTGAGCATCATGTAAAATGGGTATAATGTTGCCGTGTTCCTTTGTGCCCAGGACTTTTCTAGCCATACAGTGAACCAGCTGAAGCACTCCGACCatttccaagggcagccccacgtacagTCCTTGCAGTTGCTTGCCCTGCATTATTGAGCCTCAGCTGGTAAAAGGAGGCTTGGGCCGCAGAGGGCCCCTGGGCTTCTGATGACAGAAAAAGATTAAGACCACTCTCAAGGTACTCAAGGCTTCCAGGAAAGGAGAGGCGGAGCATCATTGATCTGGGCAGCTAAAGCATCTGCCAACCACATCCCTGCCTCGTCTGGGCTGGGCTTCCATTTACTGGCCTTTATTCATTGTGTGAGTCTCCACCGGCCCCGGTCTAGACTTCCTGGCCTCATGTGATGAAAGGGTAACGTAGAGCTGTGTGTCATCACCATGCCGATGGCCCTTTTCTCCCACGGGTTCTTGTGAAGCAGCACATTTTAGCGTGAATTGTACCTCTTGGAACATCTTGTTTCCTGGGGCGAGGTTTCAGAATGTGGCGTTTTCAAGGTTGCCTGAAGCTGGCTGTCTTCTCCCACAGTTCTACATGTGTGagctggtgttggaggaagaagGGATTTATGGTGGTAAGTCTCAGGAACCAGGTCCAGTGCAGCACAGCTGGATGCCTCTGCTCGGTCCGAAAGTAAGAGCAGGAAGAAGGGCTTGAAAGTAGATGGGCGGCGGTGATTCCCCTGGTCTACCCCCTCTAGACTCAGACCTCTGGCCATTTGCTCAGGTTGCGAAAGACAACAAGAGTAGGCATCCAAGCACTGTTTCCGCCTCTCCAGATGTGACCTGGGATGAGTGGTCCTTCTCGCTTCTCCCTGTGGATGATGACATCATCAGCATGGAGCTGCCCGAGTTCTTCCGTGATTATTTTCTGGTCAGTAGTACATTCTGTAAGGCCCGTTTTCTCACTATGCTGGCTTAGATGCGTGTCTTGGCCAGAGGGCTGTGGTTGTCTGCTGCCTCTCCAGTAGCTCAGACGCTGCATCTTGCTCTGGCTTTGGGGAGATGCAGCTccttgagagagccagtttggtgtcgtggttaaggcactgggctagcaACTAGCAGACCCTTGAGGTCcaagtcctgcctgaggcatgaagccagctgggtgacttcgggtcagtcattttctctcagccgtaggaaaaAGATGTAAAGGGCAAACCgattctgaaaccttgccaaaaaactcTGGGTACTTGTCCaaggagttgccaggagtcagcactgactcaaaaaCACACAGGcacaaaaaaacccaccttaaGGACTTGAAGATGACCTTTAAAAAACCCCAGAATTTTACAGGTATCAAAGCAGCAGCGtataatctcaataaaagtattaTGTGTTACATCGCATTCCACATTCATATAAAAACATTATAAGCATTACATGTTTGTATAAGGAGATCTTTGTGACAAAACTAAGCCATGTCTAATTATAAACGTGCTAATTAATAACTTGACAGCACAGTCTTTGCAGATACCTGTGATAGGATGACTGGGCTCCAGTTGTGGGTCTTGATTAGTGTTCAACTACACGTTTGATAAGCTgttaatttgatttctgttttgagTGCTAGTTGAGtgcacaaatgctgtttgcattTCCGAAAGTTAAATTTGCATCCGCAACCAAGAGATTTCTGTGTTTCTGAGGGAGTCAGCTGTTCTCTGCCTGATGCCCAGGTGGTCACATTCTGTTGCTTCTGCAGGAAGGGGACCAGCGGTGGATCAGCACAGTGGCCCAGGCTTTGCAGCTGATGAACTCTCTTTTTGGCCCATTCGCCAAGACATATGGAATTGGACGGTGTGCTAAGGTGTGGCCTGGTCAGCCCAGGCGGGTGGACTGGCTTGTAGAGAACGTGCTCCAGAGAAGGAGATGCCCTGTGGAAGGCTCCCTTGAGCCTGTTGTTGGCTGGGCCATGTTCAGGCTGAAAGCAGAAAGAAGGGGTGTCCCACTCCTCCTTTTGGGTCTATCCACTAAAACACTTCCCAGAATAAATGCAGCCCTTATACAAAAGGGTTTCTTCCTTCCAAGCTACCAAAAGCCTTTCTGAAAGCTTTTCTCCACGTTGGTAAGATTTTGGCACTCTGTTGACATAAAGCAGGACCCTGTCACTGGGAGTGATCTTGCAAGGGACTCCTGCCTTTTATGTGGTATCCCTAGGGGTCCTGCCAAAGACAATGGATGGGTAAGGGGTGCCTTTCTCCTAGATGGTCCACGAGCTTTGGCGTGAAATAGTGGAAGAGAGCGAGGTTGACAGCATGAGCCGGAAGCCAGAGATTGGCCACATCTTTCTCATAGACAGAGGTGGGGTCTGATGGGGGGCTTTGCTTGGCCTGTGGGAAAGGGGGGAGGGACTGGGTGTCTGTCCTTGAGCCTCGAGGCCTGCCTGGATTTCAGTGGGAAGTCCTGCTTAGCCTTTGGGTGTAGTAGCTGTGTGGCAGCTTACCATGAGCGTGGAAGGCATATTTTGGAAGTCAACGAGAGAGACGTGTTTCTCTGAAATACTAGTTTGTCCCACAGACTTTTGATTTTTGACTTCATGTGTCCTGGAAACTGTCAGCAACCTAAGCAATTGCCAAGAGGGAGAGGGCTCCAATGCCACAGTGATTTCAGAGAGAGACAACTGTTTGTGCCTCATTTTAAGCAAATGATTTATTAATGAGCTTGAAATTGGTGGATAAAAGTGGGGAAATAGTCTGCTCAATCCTGGGAGCTTCCTGTGTCTGCACCAAGTGGCAGCTCCTCTCTGGCTTCAGACAGTTGTTCTTCCATCCTGCCTGTGGAAGCTGTTTTCGACTTCTTGGCTGGGGGTCTTCTCTGTTACGAGACTATAGCCCATCCAGAGGTGCCTCTTGGGCCTCAAGGGGTGTCCTATCTGTCTCTCTTCAGATGTGGATTATGTCACGGCCCTTTGCTCTCAAGTAGTCTACGAAGGCCTGGTGGATGATACCTTCCGCATAAAATGTGGTGAGTGTTTCCCTGCTCCTGAGCCTCTGATATTGCCATCCGACCTGCCACTTTCTGAGGGCTGGATTGTAGGCATTGAGAGGTTGCCAGCATCCAAGATAATTACTGGGCAACTAGCAAGAGGCCCCCTATAAGCTAGGTGCCATGGGGCAAATGACTTGAGGAACCCATTTTCTGCAGGAAGTGTGGATTTTGGTCCAGATGTTACCTCCTCTGACCGAAGCATTAAAGTCCTGCTGAATTCCCAGGACAAGGTAAGCTTT containing:
- the LOC134504860 gene encoding guanosine-3',5'-bis(diphosphate) 3'-pyrophosphohydrolase MESH1-like isoform X3, producing MNGCEAARLLDAVDFAARKHAAQRRKDPEGTPYINHPIGVAQILAQEAGVTDVAVLQAALLHDTVEDTDATFAEIEQRFGEEVRRIVEQVTDDKALPRAERKRLQVERAAGLSPAAKLVALADKLYNLRDLARCAPTGWPEQRVQEYFEWASRVARGLRGTSPALEEELRLLLAGRGIDQ
- the LOC134504860 gene encoding vacuolar protein sorting-associated protein 33B-like isoform X1, which encodes MNGCEAARLLDAVDFAARKHAAQRRKDPEGTPYINHPIGVAQILAQEAGVTDVAVLQAALLHDTVEDTDATFAEIEQRFGEEVRRIVEQLPGKKDLFLEADLMSPLDRIANVSILKQHDVDKLYKLEKKPARSSSDQLCFLLRPRLESVRLVAELVNADKAAGRVRKYKIIFSPQKFYMCELVLEEEGIYGDVTWDEWSFSLLPVDDDIISMELPEFFRDYFLEGDQRWISTVAQALQLMNSLFGPFAKTYGIGRCAKMVHELWREIVEESEVDSMSRKPEIGHIFLIDRDVDYVTALCSQVVYEGLVDDTFRIKCGSVDFGPDVTSSDRSIKVLLNSQDKVFSKIRDEHFSNVFGLLSQKARNLQAQYDRRRGMDIKQMKNFVSQELKGLKQEHRLLSLHIGACESIMKKKTRQDFQELLKTEHALLEGFEVRESISFIEEHIDRQVAPVESLRMLCLLSVTENGLASKDYRSLKTQYLQSYGPEHLLTFHNLKHLGLLTEQVSGETLTAVENKVSKLVTDRAAEKLSDAFSSLARKNNFRAVSKKLGLIPRGAGEYDLKVPQDMAYVFSGAYVPLSCKIMEQVLERKGWLGLEEVARLLGGHEFVTAAEEPRASASQQVILAVFLGGCTFSEISALRFLGRERGLRFIILTTAITNSARLLESTMEIRM